The Thermodesulfobacterium sp. TA1 sequence TAATAAAAAGTTGAACTTTCTTTACCCCACGCCGATTTAACTCTCTTAAAGGTTTTCCCAATTCTTGGCACTCTCTCCTTCAGACCCAAATATCCAAAATCCAAGTATTTCTCTTCTCCCATCAGGCTTTATCCCTAAAGCTAAATATACTGGCTCCTTTGCTACCTCATTTCGCCGAATAGATAAATAAGTTCTTTAACTTCATCTTCAGTCACCTTTATTAACCGGGAAATGCTTTTCAGCCCTCCTTCTTTCAGGAAGTAGGAAGGCACGAAAAGTAAATCTCTGGTATAAAAACCATTTGCATAGTCTTCTTGCTCTTCTAAATAAATCCTTCTTTCTTCAAGCATAAGCTTTTCTAAAAGGTTTTTAATAAGATTGTTGACTTCTTGCTGAAAAAAGTTTAGAATTTCTTCTATAGGTTGTTTTGTTAAAGTTTTAGTTTTTTCTTTCACGGTAGCTTCCCCTCCTTTCTGGTAGTTTTGGTTATTATGCATTGGGGAAGCTACCATACCCTTCCCTTTCCCTCAAGTCTTTACACAATTAATGAGACACTACCAACCTCTACTCAGCCAAAATCGTAAAAATTAAATTACGTTACTATCAAAGTCAAAATTTTTTCTTGCTAAAATTATTCTTTCCCATTTTACAGTGTCGGGTAATTTATAAATTATCACGCTATCTTTATCTTTATCTACTACTTCTAAAATTGCTTTTTCAAGCTTATAAAGCTGCCCCTCTGTTAAATCTCCTTCGAATACTGACTTTTGTACATGATAGAGATACTTTCTTGCTATTTTACGAACTTTGTTTAATCTTTTTTGGTCAGAAGGCTCAATCGTTTCAATGTCGTAGATTAAGATTACCTTCATCCTTTACCACCAGACCCTTAATCCTTTATATTTTTTTTCTCCTAAAAGATGTTTTATCAATTTATAAAGCTCAAGCTTGATTAATGTTTTATACTTTACTTTTCTTTTTAGTTTTCTATGATAGATTGTAGATTCTAACAATTTATCAAAATGATAAACAAAGGTTTTTCTTCCTTTTTCAGTAAGATAAGCAAATTCTACCTCTTTTAAGAAATCTGAAGGTTTTATTAACCCTTCATTTATTAATCGAAAAATTAATTTGTCTACTATCAAAGGTTTAAAAATCTCAGAAATATCAAGAGCTAAAGAAAACCTTCTTTCAAACGGTTCATGTAAAAAACTCACCGCTGGATTAAGTTGGGTATGGTAAATCTCTTTTAAAATGGTGGTATAAAGCATTGAATTACCAAAAGAAATTAAAGCGTTTAAAGGGTTTTCGGGAGGCCTAAAACTTCTTTCGCCAAATTCCCAATTGGTGATCCTTTCAAAAGTAGAATAATAAATTCTACGAGCCTTTGCTTCTATAAGCATTATTTCATTTATAGATTTAGCTTGCATCACTTCTTCTTCACATTTTCTTAAGCCTAAAATTTCTTTTTCATACTCTCTTTTTTCAAGAATTCTATGAATATTATGGATTGCAGAAGCAATGATTTCTTTAGCCAGATAAAGCCTTTGAGAAGGGTTTAGGTAATGCTCAACTTGTTTTACTATCACTGTGCCTGATATGTTTGTTTCTCGAGGATAAAAACTTCCGGTGTAATATCCATAATAATTGAAAAAGTGAAGTAGAATACCATTTTGAGATAGAAAATTTACAAGCTTTGTGTTAAGGGTGTTTTCTCCAAAGAGATAAATCTGCTCCACTTGAGTAACAGGAATAAATCTTTTCCCTTCTGAAGTAGATAGACAAAGGGTGTTTTCTCTTCTTTCAAGTTTGCCCGAAGAAAAAAGGTAAAAAGATCTCATCTTAAATCCTCTATAATTTTAACTATAGCAAAATTCATAGTAACTACAATTTTTGCAGTAAGGCTTTTGTATTGTAGGAGGTAGAGGAGAATTTAAAATCTGGTTTATCTCTTTTTTAAAATTTTCGATTATTCTTTCGTCTTCCTCAACAAATTTAACCTCAATTTTTTTGAAAAGTTTTGGGTAATGAATAATTCCTGAAGAACAATTTATCCCCAATTTTTTCAGTTTGTATATATAAAACTTAACCTGCCAAATATGAGCAGGCTCCAATTTTCTTGACTTTTTTATCTCATGAACCACAATCCCATCTTTTGTTTTTATAAAATCTATTTTTACATCTCCGAGTTCTATATCTTTATACTTTTCCTTCTTAAAAGCTTCTTCATCTATTAATTTACCAAGCTCCACATAATCAGAATATTTTTCAAAACTTATCTGATGAGAAAAAAGCCAGAGTTTTCTTTTACAGACTACATAATAAGCTACCTGTGTGCCTGTGAAACTTTCTTTCAACATTTTTAAAAATCTCCATTTTTGTTTAATTTATCATAAAAAAGACTGCTTTTTAAATTTTTTTCGGCTAAAAATTAAATTTATTTAAACTTGACAGAAAAATTTTAAAAACTACAATTTTTCAATAATAAGAAAATTAAAAAAAATAATAACCAACACATTTTGTTATCTATAACATTACGAAAAAAAATTTTGCAAAATAAAACGATTAATTGAAGGTGCAAAAGGAACAACTACCAAAGTAGATGACCTCTTGAGGTGATTTATAAGGCAGGCTTTTTAAAATAAGAACAGCAATGTTTTAAATGATAAAGAAAGTATGAGTAAACCAAGAATTGAGGAACATGTAAACCAAAAATCAGGCAAATCTTCTAATAATCCGAATCAACTTCAATTTACCGGCAACTGGTTTATCGATGCAGGGATTTTGGGGTTCGTGAATTTGATGGAAGAAGTTTATGGGTGGGATTTAGAAAAACTAAGAGAAAGAATTAGTGAAGAACCAGAGGTCGTGTATTATGGATACTTTCCGTTTGCTTATTTCTATAACCTTTCAAAAAAAGATAAGAAAGAATTAAAAACGGAAGCGATTAGCTTTATAGAGAAAAATAAAGGATTAGGCAAAAAAATTTTAGAAGAAATTTGGTGGAAGTTTATTACTGAACTTTTTAGGGAGACTTGGGTTGAAAAGAAATTAGAAATAATGCACGAATCAGAATGCTATAAGGGAGGCAAGGTAAAGGACGCGAGAGGTAAAGTAAAGTCTCAATATGCTGATGATGGGTACATAAATTTAGTTAGGGACAGAGAGGAGTTGATAGGTAATATATTAAAAAACAATAATTTTAAAGAAAAAATTAAGGAAGTCCTCGGAAAACGTAAAGAATTTATTAAAGAAGGATCACATAATTTAGAAATTGATGATATAAGATGCTTAGAAGAAAATTTAGGCAACTTTACGGATGATGATCTTCGTAAAGAAATTGAAAATATTGTAAGGAAACACAAAGAACTCGAAAATTACCTTAACAGAATTTGGGATGTAGTTAAGTCGAAAAATGTTTCTAAAGACAAGAGCGTATTCTATAGAATCCCGATTGACAGTAGTTTCTTCAAAAACTATCTATTTTTCAACAACTCAAAAGGAATTTTTGAACAGCTGGAAGACTTAAAAAATCTTTTAGATGGCGACACAAGTTATTCAGATTATTTATCTAAAATCGATAAAACCATCAGCAAATTTTTACCGTCAGATAAAGAGTTCCCTAATATTTCATATACTAAATTTAGAGCAGAAACAATACTGAAAGATGTGCCATACTTATTTGTTTATCTTATTAATTTCTTGAATGCTTTTGTTAACGTAAGAGGAATCGGTAATGTGTTTTTCTATAGCAATGATTTGGATTTCACATATCGGATTAATAAAAAGATTAAAGTTTATATTAAGGATAGCGATAAAAATCTGAAGATACTTAGATTGACTTGGCAGGCGATAATAGACACATTGGTTGAAACCGAAACAACTTGGGTTCTCGAAAATATGTATTTAATCCGATACAAATCCCTTTCTCAACAGGATTTAATAGGAGTAGAATACATAGGAATTTTAAAACTACAGGCAAGCATAATCCTCGATGATACGATAAGAGACACTATAAATAGAAATATAGCTGTAAAAGCGTCAAACGGGAAAATAGAACAGCAGGTTTGGCTCCTTGAAGAATTTATAAAACAAAAACCCCTTTTACCGCATCTTATAAACAACATTCATCTTTACTTAGCAGAAAGGTTAAACTTGAGTGAGGAAAGTGTCGGAAGAATAAAAAGAAGAATGGTTTACGCGAGCATAGTAGATGCAAAAGTAAGAGAATTTGGGCATGATAACAGATTGTTCGGAGATTATTTCTTTAATAGCTACAGACAGCTTTTATCAGAAATAAAGGATGATGCGATAAAAGCTTTTGGTGCGGTTAGAACAATTAGTGAAATACTTGAAGATAGTGATGAGAGAAAAAGTTATGCTAATCTTTTACTAAGTGCAATAAGGAGAGACAATAAACACCGGTTTGTAAACACGGTTTTAAAAGCTCTTGTTGAGAAAAAGGGGGAAGAAAAAGTTGTTAAAACTCTAATGAGTTTTATATTCGATAAAATACTCTCTAACGATCTAAGCTGGAAAAATTACGCTCTAATTTTGGTTGCAGGTCTGCTTGGAGGAGGTGAAGCTGATGGAGAAGAAGAATGAATATGAATTTTATTCGGTAAAACCGTGGGAGTTGAAAAATTTGAGAAATCTAACAAGAGAAGTATTCAGCAACATAGGCACTGAAAAATCAAGGCAGAGGCTCGTTTACGACCTTCTAAACGCATTGAAAACGAACGACAGAAAACGATTTTTATGGCTAATTCTGAAAAACGTCAACAACATAAGTGTTGAGAAGAGTGAAAAAGTGAAGGAATTTGCGGAGCTCCTAAGCACTCTTCAGTTTGAACACGAAACAGTGGAGAATTTTGATAAAATAGCTTATGCAATTGTTATGGGTATAATGTCTGGTGAATCTAAAACAGAAATAGGAGGTGATTCCAATGAGTAATGAATCCAACGTTAAGTATATTTCGATGGATATAGTTTTTTATGGCAACTCCTTAAACTACGATTGGGGTGGAGGGACAAACTACCAAGAACTTAAGAAGATAACAAAATGGGATGGTAGACAATATGTTTTGGTAAGCAGATACGCACTTAGATACAGTATATTGCACTGGGCGAATAAGCTATTTCCCGAAAAATGGAAGTTGGCAGGACAAAACGAATTACATGTGGAAAAAGGAGAAGTTGTAAGACTTAAAAAGAAAGACAAGGAGTTCCTAGAAAAAATTTTCAAGGAATTTCCCGAATTTGATCTGTTTGGATTCATGATTGCAGAAAAAGGCAGCGAGCAGGCAGCTTTAACAAGAACCTCACCTGTAAAAATAAGTCATGCCATATCACTGACACCTACAAATCTCGATGCGCATACTATGGCAAATTTGGATATGGTCAGAAGAGCAGGTGGTAAGGGTAGCAATCCAGTGACGATTGAAGAAAAACCTGACTTTTACGTATACAACATTACAATAGATGTCGAAAGAATCGGAAAATATCTTAAAGAGGAACACGGAGATGAAAAGATAGGAGATATTGTGATCGATCAGAATACGGCAAAAGAAAGAGTTGTTCAGTTAATTGAGACGGTATTAAACCTAAAAAGAGACATCAAGGGGAGAAGAGAAGACCTTTCACCATGGCTTGTTGTGCTTGGTATCTATAGGGACGGAAGATACGAGACATTCATTGACAAAATAATGTTAGAGAGAAAAACGCACTATAAAGTTAAGAGGACTTATAGGAAAGAGGGAGATACAGAAATAGTTGAAAATGAAATTGAAGAAGGGTTGATGCCATTGTTCAAGATAGGGCTAACGGATAACGTTGACAACAACGCCGGATTGTATATTTACTATCGAAAAGACTTTTGCGATTACACACCGAAGAAAGAAGAACTAGAAGTGAAGGCAAAGGAAGATATTATTAAAAAAATTGAAGAAGCATTAAGATTGTCAACAGAAAATTAGATTAAAAAGATAAATATGAATGAGAAAATAATATACGTTGAACTGTTCCAACCTTTTTCACAATACAGGAACCTATTCACTTTTTACTATGCGCAATCATATCCTCTACCGCCCAAAAGCACGGTAATAGGAATGCTGCAAAATGCAACTGACAGGTATTATGAGCTTGAGTTCTGGAAACTAAGAGTCAGCATTCACGGAGGATTTGAGAGTGTGTTCTGGAACTACCAGCAGTTAATCAAGGGGTATGTAGAGGTTGATAGTAAATTAAAAGTAATAAATCAGGGGAAACTACTATACAATGAGGGTATTAAAGCCCAGAGAACTCCGGTTCACCAGCAAGAACTTTTTAATGGTCATCTCTACTTCTTTATTAAAGGACCTAAGGAAATCGTCGATGAAATACATTATGCTTTGGAAAAACCTAATAAAATACTGTCCCTCGGAAGAAGCGAGGATGTTGTGTACATAAGAAAAGTATTGGACATAAATCCCAAAAACATAGAAACAAAAACTGTAAAGAAAAACATCTGGTTAACGTATCCAACGTATATTAAGCTGAAAGCCAATGGAAAACGTTTTCCAATAAAAAACGAGAAGTTTCCTGTTTACTCGATTCCAGTTAGGGTGGAATTTTGGAATGATGGCAAGCCTGTCAAAAACAAAGCAGAAATCAACAAAAAAACTGAAAGAAAGGTTTGTTTTGAAACTGTTATCTACACAGGGCTTGATTATGTGGTTTATCTAAGCAAAGAAGTTAAAGTTGAGACATTTAAGATAAACCTGAACGGAAAAAATCTTATATTTAAGATCCCTTCAGAATTCGGGTGGTTGTGATGAAGCTAATAGATTTGTTAAGGGCAAAATCCGAAGGCCAAGAGAGCCTTTTGTTTAAAGAGCACATAATTGAGGCCCTACAAAGAGCAAAACAATTAAAGAATTTTATAGATGCAAACAAAGAATCCATAAAATGCCAGCAGTTAAAAGACATCGAATTTTTTGAGGCTTTAGCAACGGCTATAATTTTACATGATTTAGGAAAAGTAAATTACGAATTTCAAAAAATGGTGTATGACAAAGCTTCTGAAGAGTGGGAAAAAGTTAAGGAATTTCTTAAAGTATTGCGAAATGTTAATCTGAAGGATCACGAAGTACTGTCTTCTATCTGGGCTTCTATACTTTTAGATAACAGTGAATGGAACGCGAAAATTAGAACTGCTGTATTACTCCATCACTATAACGGGTACTTTGTAAATGAGAAAGACCTCATGGGAATTGTAGAAGACTATCGTGAGAACATAATGCTATATTTAAAGTTCTTGATTGAGAAAAAGGATGAAATTGATGATTTCTTAAATGATCTTTTAAACGAAATCAACGAAAAATTTGAAGAAGATTTTATAAAATCAGCTGTTAGTAAGATTCAAAAAATCAACGTTTTTGAAAGAGCAAAAGACCTTCTTGAAAAAATAGAAAATCGCGAAGACGATATATCTGAATTCGCAGATTTTTATAACATTAACAATGAAAATCCAGATTACGATTTTATGCTATTTCTTGGTTGTTTGAGGAGATGCGATTATTCTGCAAGCGGTGGCGTTGATTTAGAGTTAGAGAAAATAAACAATATGGAAGATGTTTATACTACTCTGAAAGAGAGGATAAAAACCAAAGTTAAATCAGATTCATTATGGCAAGAAAACATCTTAGAAAAAATAGATCCTCTAAAGCCTATAGTCCTGGTGGCACCTACAGGTTCTGGAAAAACAGAATTTGCACTGTTATGGGCAGAGAAAAATAATAGAAAGCTGATCTACACCTTACCCCTTAGAGTGGCGTTAAATGATCTTTTTTTTAGATTCAGAGAGGCGGATCATGCATATTTCGAAAAAGAATTCGTTGATGTTTTGCATTCTACTGCGTTCATAGAATATCTGGGGAGAGAAAAAGTTTATGAATCGGGAGATATAGAAAAGAAGTTAACCGCAGCAAAACTCTTATCGTCTCCAATTTTACTAACTACGCCAGATCAGGTTTTTCTAACATCTTTAAACTACTACGGTTCGGATAAAGTTTTGGCCGTCTATCCATTATCTTCTATAGTGATTGATGAAGTTCAGACTTATGATGAAGAAATGGCATCCATAATAGTGAAAACGCTTCAAATTGTCCAAAAACTTGGTGGTGTTGTGATTGTGATGACAGCAACGCTGCCACCTTACTTTGAACCGTTCCTTAAAGGTGAAGTTGATTTTACAGATTTGCAGTTTGATTTTATAGATTTGCAGGATATTAAAGAAAATGTCAAGAACTACAACATCAAGAGGCATAAGATTAAGGTTGTAGATAAGGCTCTTGTTAAATACGTAGATAATGATAAAAAAGATAAAGAATTAAAAAAAGGTAAAAAAGATATAGATATATCGGATGAACTTGAGTTATGGCTCGATGAGTTCAAAGACAAAAACATGTTCATAGTCGTAAACAATGTTAGCAAGGCAATAGCTATCTACGAATGGTTAAAAAACAAAGATTATCCAAACATCTTTCTTTTGCACTCCCGATTAATCGAGAAAGAAAAAAGTAGGCGCATTAAGTTGATTAAGGAACTCATCAAACCTAACAAAAACGAAGAAGAGATTAGTAAACTAAAACAAGAAGGTGAAAAAATAAACCCAGATAAGCCAGCTATTGTTGTTGCAACTCAAATTATCGAAGCCTCGGTTGATCTAGATTTTGACGCAATGATTACGGAGATTTCAACTATAGATAGTCAAATCCAGAGATGGGGTAGAGTCTATAGAAATAAGGATCAAGATTATAATAAAGAAGAGCCAAACATCGTTATTTTTGCCGGAGAGCAAGAAGAAGGTAAAACAAAAATAGACAAAGGAACTAAAGCGATTTATGATAAAAAAGTTATAGAAAAAACAATCGAGGTTTTAAAAGAATTCGAAGGTAAAGTTCTGAACTACGACGATGAGAGAGCAATGGTAAATGAAGTTTTCAACAGAGAAGTCGAAGTTGAAGGTTATCAAGGAACACTTAAGGATTTTTACATTAAAAAAATCAGAGAAAACTTAGATTTCCTGAAATACTTTACAGTTGAAAAAAAGAGTCAAGCACAGCGGGTTTTTAGAAGAATAGCTGGAATTCAAGTGGTAATTCCTGAAATTATGAAGCATTATGGAGATGAATTAACAGAAAAGTTTGCCGAAATCGTTGAAAATCTAGATTTAAACAAAATAACATGGGAAGAAATTGTGGACGAACTTAATAAGAAGTTATCAAATGGTTTAAATAAAATAGAAACTAAATGGATGCTTAAGAAAATCCTTTACGAGTATTCGATTAACATCCCAGTATTTTACTGGGAAGGTGGGAAACTCTCAAACTTAAGAACTCATGAATTCAAAGGATTTCAGGTTTTAAAACTTTCAAGAGAGCAAGCAGAAGAAGTATACTGGTATGGAATTGATAAAATACTCAAAAAAGAGGAAGAAGAAGTATATTTTGATAATATTATCTAAATTTTAAAGGTGGGACCAATTTCATAATTTATTT is a genomic window containing:
- a CDS encoding transposase, giving the protein MRRNEVAKEPVYLALGIKPDGRREILGFWIFGSEGESAKNWENL
- the cas2 gene encoding CRISPR-associated endonuclease Cas2, which gives rise to MKVILIYDIETIEPSDQKRLNKVRKIARKYLYHVQKSVFEGDLTEGQLYKLEKAILEVVDKDKDSVIIYKLPDTVKWERIILARKNFDFDSNVI
- the cas1b gene encoding type I-B CRISPR-associated endonuclease Cas1b, giving the protein MRSFYLFSSGKLERRENTLCLSTSEGKRFIPVTQVEQIYLFGENTLNTKLVNFLSQNGILLHFFNYYGYYTGSFYPRETNISGTVIVKQVEHYLNPSQRLYLAKEIIASAIHNIHRILEKREYEKEILGLRKCEEEVMQAKSINEIMLIEAKARRIYYSTFERITNWEFGERSFRPPENPLNALISFGNSMLYTTILKEIYHTQLNPAVSFLHEPFERRFSLALDISEIFKPLIVDKLIFRLINEGLIKPSDFLKEVEFAYLTEKGRKTFVYHFDKLLESTIYHRKLKRKVKYKTLIKLELYKLIKHLLGEKKYKGLRVWW
- the cas4 gene encoding CRISPR-associated protein Cas4, whose product is MLKESFTGTQVAYYVVCKRKLWLFSHQISFEKYSDYVELGKLIDEEAFKKEKYKDIELGDVKIDFIKTKDGIVVHEIKKSRKLEPAHIWQVKFYIYKLKKLGINCSSGIIHYPKLFKKIEVKFVEEDERIIENFKKEINQILNSPLPPTIQKPYCKNCSYYEFCYS
- the cas7i gene encoding type I-B CRISPR-associated protein Cas7/Cst2/DevR → MSNESNVKYISMDIVFYGNSLNYDWGGGTNYQELKKITKWDGRQYVLVSRYALRYSILHWANKLFPEKWKLAGQNELHVEKGEVVRLKKKDKEFLEKIFKEFPEFDLFGFMIAEKGSEQAALTRTSPVKISHAISLTPTNLDAHTMANLDMVRRAGGKGSNPVTIEEKPDFYVYNITIDVERIGKYLKEEHGDEKIGDIVIDQNTAKERVVQLIETVLNLKRDIKGRREDLSPWLVVLGIYRDGRYETFIDKIMLERKTHYKVKRTYRKEGDTEIVENEIEEGLMPLFKIGLTDNVDNNAGLYIYYRKDFCDYTPKKEELEVKAKEDIIKKIEEALRLSTEN
- the cas5 gene encoding CRISPR-associated protein Cas5, yielding MNEKIIYVELFQPFSQYRNLFTFYYAQSYPLPPKSTVIGMLQNATDRYYELEFWKLRVSIHGGFESVFWNYQQLIKGYVEVDSKLKVINQGKLLYNEGIKAQRTPVHQQELFNGHLYFFIKGPKEIVDEIHYALEKPNKILSLGRSEDVVYIRKVLDINPKNIETKTVKKNIWLTYPTYIKLKANGKRFPIKNEKFPVYSIPVRVEFWNDGKPVKNKAEINKKTERKVCFETVIYTGLDYVVYLSKEVKVETFKINLNGKNLIFKIPSEFGWL
- the cas3 gene encoding CRISPR-associated helicase Cas3', with translation MKLIDLLRAKSEGQESLLFKEHIIEALQRAKQLKNFIDANKESIKCQQLKDIEFFEALATAIILHDLGKVNYEFQKMVYDKASEEWEKVKEFLKVLRNVNLKDHEVLSSIWASILLDNSEWNAKIRTAVLLHHYNGYFVNEKDLMGIVEDYRENIMLYLKFLIEKKDEIDDFLNDLLNEINEKFEEDFIKSAVSKIQKINVFERAKDLLEKIENREDDISEFADFYNINNENPDYDFMLFLGCLRRCDYSASGGVDLELEKINNMEDVYTTLKERIKTKVKSDSLWQENILEKIDPLKPIVLVAPTGSGKTEFALLWAEKNNRKLIYTLPLRVALNDLFFRFREADHAYFEKEFVDVLHSTAFIEYLGREKVYESGDIEKKLTAAKLLSSPILLTTPDQVFLTSLNYYGSDKVLAVYPLSSIVIDEVQTYDEEMASIIVKTLQIVQKLGGVVIVMTATLPPYFEPFLKGEVDFTDLQFDFIDLQDIKENVKNYNIKRHKIKVVDKALVKYVDNDKKDKELKKGKKDIDISDELELWLDEFKDKNMFIVVNNVSKAIAIYEWLKNKDYPNIFLLHSRLIEKEKSRRIKLIKELIKPNKNEEEISKLKQEGEKINPDKPAIVVATQIIEASVDLDFDAMITEISTIDSQIQRWGRVYRNKDQDYNKEEPNIVIFAGEQEEGKTKIDKGTKAIYDKKVIEKTIEVLKEFEGKVLNYDDERAMVNEVFNREVEVEGYQGTLKDFYIKKIRENLDFLKYFTVEKKSQAQRVFRRIAGIQVVIPEIMKHYGDELTEKFAEIVENLDLNKITWEEIVDELNKKLSNGLNKIETKWMLKKILYEYSINIPVFYWEGGKLSNLRTHEFKGFQVLKLSREQAEEVYWYGIDKILKKEEEEVYFDNII